The following proteins are encoded in a genomic region of Nocardioides renjunii:
- a CDS encoding ABC transporter permease codes for MSTASKGPARPTTAELEALPLAPPAATGLREVVRRRYLLGMLVRNTIKSRYQGTVLGWLWSYLQPATRFLMFYFLFQVMIGRGAGTIENFAIHLFAGMVIVHFFTETFNGGTQSLVQNRSLITKLPVPREMFPVARMLVAAWHTVPMLVILVIPCILLGWRPDPVGMAAALLGFSLAAALGLALGLLFSVGNVFMRDVGKIAQTLTMFVTFSVPMMYSYTLVEERFGATGAELYLYNPMAEAVLLIQRGFWTGTTSDPAATAEVHLPDHLFTRGLAMTAVSVLLLVLAQRVFARLEAKVPERL; via the coding sequence GTGAGCACGGCGTCGAAGGGCCCGGCCCGGCCCACCACCGCGGAGCTCGAGGCCCTGCCGCTGGCCCCGCCGGCCGCGACGGGGCTGCGCGAGGTCGTACGCCGTCGCTACCTGCTCGGCATGCTGGTGCGCAACACCATCAAGTCGCGCTACCAAGGCACGGTCCTCGGCTGGCTGTGGAGCTACCTGCAGCCGGCGACCCGGTTCCTGATGTTCTACTTCCTGTTCCAGGTCATGATCGGCCGTGGGGCGGGGACCATCGAGAACTTCGCCATCCACCTGTTCGCGGGCATGGTGATCGTCCACTTCTTCACCGAGACGTTCAACGGCGGCACCCAGTCGCTCGTGCAGAACCGGTCGCTGATCACCAAGCTGCCGGTCCCGCGGGAGATGTTCCCGGTGGCTCGCATGCTCGTGGCCGCCTGGCACACGGTGCCCATGCTGGTGATCCTGGTCATCCCGTGCATCCTGCTGGGCTGGCGTCCGGACCCGGTGGGGATGGCCGCGGCCCTGCTCGGCTTCAGCCTCGCCGCGGCGCTCGGCCTCGCGCTGGGCCTGCTGTTCAGCGTCGGCAACGTCTTTATGCGCGACGTGGGCAAGATCGCCCAGACCCTGACGATGTTCGTCACCTTCAGCGTGCCGATGATGTACTCCTACACCCTCGTGGAGGAGCGGTTCGGGGCGACCGGTGCCGAGCTCTACCTCTACAACCCGATGGCCGAGGCGGTGCTCCTCATCCAGCGCGGCTTCTGGACCGGCACCACGAGCGACCCAGCGGCCACGGCCGAGGTGCACCTGCCGGACCACCTCTTCACGCGCGGCCTGGCCATGACGGCCGTCTCCGTCCTCCTGCTCGTCCTCGCCCAGCGGGTCTTCGCCAGGCTCGAGGCCAAGGTCCCGGAGCGGCTCTGA
- a CDS encoding ABC transporter ATP-binding protein yields the protein MTTMIKVDNATKVFTLSYQRSLKQTVLAKARGRKTHDSFNAVDDVTFSVREGESVGLMGLNGSGKSTLLKLVSGVMRPDSGTVLTRGRIAGLIATGTGFDNNLSGRENLYLNAAILGMSRAETDRKFDEIVDFADLGKFLDTDVAYYSSGMKARLGFSVAVNVDADIFIADEALAVGDRPFKRKCKKRMDQIVKSGVTMFYVSHAPGAVRNLCDRVLVMENGRLGFDGDVEEGIHYLHYDETDEDSGEDDGLGTDV from the coding sequence ATGACGACGATGATCAAGGTCGACAACGCGACCAAGGTGTTCACGCTGTCCTACCAGCGGTCCCTCAAGCAGACGGTCCTGGCCAAGGCGAGGGGCCGCAAGACCCACGACTCCTTCAACGCGGTGGACGACGTGACGTTCAGCGTGCGCGAGGGGGAGTCGGTCGGACTCATGGGGCTCAACGGGTCCGGCAAGTCCACGCTGCTCAAGCTCGTCAGCGGCGTGATGCGTCCCGACTCGGGCACCGTGCTGACCCGGGGCCGGATCGCCGGCCTGATCGCGACCGGCACCGGGTTCGACAACAACCTCAGCGGGCGCGAGAACCTCTACCTCAACGCCGCCATCCTCGGGATGTCGCGGGCCGAGACCGACCGCAAGTTCGACGAGATCGTCGACTTCGCCGACCTCGGCAAGTTCCTCGACACCGACGTGGCCTACTACAGCTCCGGCATGAAGGCGCGCCTCGGCTTCTCGGTAGCGGTCAACGTCGACGCCGACATCTTCATCGCCGACGAGGCCCTCGCGGTCGGGGACCGTCCGTTCAAGCGCAAGTGCAAGAAGCGGATGGACCAGATCGTGAAGTCGGGCGTGACGATGTTCTACGTCTCGCACGCCCCGGGCGCCGTGCGCAACCTGTGCGACCGCGTCCTGGTGATGGAGAACGGCAGGCTCGGCTTCGACGGCGACGTCGAGGAGGGCATCCACTACCTGCACTACGACGAGACAGACGAGGACAGCGGCGAGGACGACGGCCTCGGGACCGACGTCTAG
- a CDS encoding FG-GAP-like repeat-containing protein produces MRPLQARLVTLCQQVLALGVVLVVLTPASGVVSLDIVGEHPGAATAQGGPVELVSATVPTAPVTPEVTEVPLTGAAGGFAGLRGRTVAGAATPARVQSTPQEVSGFAAVGVTWQHGEQLEEDQISLRVRTRTGDEWSDWEALEYHDEHGPDADSAEGAAARPGTEPMFVGEVDDVQVAASTDGATLPDDLSLALVDPGSAGGSRTEAPADRGDADGTASYEQDYAEQGSMAQESSASSGSGLVLQAARTGKRTAAQPTIFSRAQWGADESIRDKGALRYGSISAGFVHHTVNANDYTEAQVPAILRSIYAYHVKSRGWSDIGYNFLVDRFGRIWEGRYGGIDKPVVGAHTLNYNDYAFAMSAIGNFDVVQPPEVMVQAYGQLFAWKLSLHGVNPASTAQKVGRSTFPAINGHRDAGSTACPGKYLYARLPQIRAYASTAAPVTPVVQPVTVSEPNPQNNLDASPYPDLVVRRASDGRGLVLPTGGLTSFQKRLVVGKSGWDQRADVVVSPDLTGDGVPDLVTADASGIVRVRAGRGNGKFGDTTRKLRLRGYSLITAVGDLNGDGRNDLVARFKGKLATLLGTTERGFSRKVTRKGYGNYRQLIGAGDLNADGRADLLLRTKNRLFLQTGYGTGRFAAPQRVAGSWSSYNRLVAGDFNGDGQSDLVARTSSGKVVMLPGRGNATYGAALGPAANLKTMRFLTAANLVGGAGADLVGVSGKQLVVVANRDTFELGAPVDTGVSFAGMDTLLNAGDVNRDGAGDVLARDTSGQLFLFAGNGTGALQPATLLGGGWGGVAGLDAVGDVTGDGIPDLMGTPAGGALSVWPGNGSSFNAPSPVKGTVPTRSGLPSDLSSYDWVLQVQAMQLKGGGDYVVRDRLSGVVYLFPGRRSGVSTPRVLGEGLGAFDLAG; encoded by the coding sequence ATGCGACCCCTTCAGGCCCGTCTCGTCACCCTCTGCCAGCAGGTGCTGGCGCTCGGTGTCGTCCTCGTCGTGCTCACCCCGGCCTCCGGTGTGGTGTCCCTCGACATCGTCGGTGAGCACCCCGGCGCCGCGACCGCGCAGGGCGGACCGGTGGAGCTGGTCTCGGCCACCGTGCCGACCGCTCCGGTGACCCCCGAGGTGACCGAGGTGCCGCTGACCGGCGCCGCCGGTGGCTTCGCCGGCCTGCGCGGCCGTACGGTCGCCGGTGCCGCCACCCCGGCCCGCGTGCAGAGCACACCGCAGGAAGTGAGCGGCTTCGCGGCGGTCGGCGTCACCTGGCAGCACGGAGAGCAGCTCGAGGAGGACCAGATCTCCCTGCGGGTGCGCACGCGCACCGGCGACGAGTGGAGCGACTGGGAGGCCCTCGAGTACCACGACGAGCACGGCCCCGACGCCGACAGCGCGGAGGGCGCGGCCGCCCGTCCGGGCACCGAGCCGATGTTCGTCGGCGAGGTCGACGACGTGCAGGTCGCCGCCAGCACCGACGGTGCGACGCTGCCCGACGACCTCTCCCTCGCGCTGGTCGACCCGGGCTCGGCCGGCGGCAGCCGCACCGAGGCGCCGGCCGACCGCGGCGACGCCGACGGCACCGCGTCCTACGAGCAGGACTACGCCGAGCAGGGCTCGATGGCGCAGGAGTCCTCGGCCTCGTCGGGGTCGGGCCTCGTGCTGCAGGCGGCGCGGACCGGCAAGCGCACCGCCGCCCAGCCGACGATCTTCTCCCGCGCCCAGTGGGGCGCCGACGAGAGCATCCGTGACAAGGGCGCGCTCCGCTACGGCAGCATCAGCGCCGGCTTCGTGCACCACACGGTCAACGCCAACGACTACACCGAGGCCCAGGTGCCGGCCATCCTCCGCAGCATCTACGCCTACCACGTGAAGTCGCGGGGCTGGAGCGACATCGGCTACAACTTCCTCGTCGACCGGTTCGGCCGGATCTGGGAGGGCCGCTACGGCGGCATCGACAAGCCGGTCGTGGGTGCCCACACGCTCAACTACAACGACTACGCCTTCGCCATGTCGGCCATCGGCAACTTCGACGTCGTCCAGCCGCCCGAGGTGATGGTGCAGGCCTACGGCCAGCTCTTCGCCTGGAAGCTGTCGCTGCACGGGGTGAACCCGGCCTCGACGGCGCAGAAGGTCGGCCGCTCGACCTTCCCGGCGATCAACGGCCACCGCGACGCCGGCTCGACGGCGTGCCCGGGCAAGTACCTCTACGCCCGGTTGCCGCAGATCCGGGCCTACGCCAGCACCGCGGCGCCCGTGACCCCGGTCGTGCAGCCGGTCACCGTGTCGGAGCCCAACCCGCAGAACAACCTCGACGCCTCGCCCTACCCGGACCTGGTCGTCCGCCGCGCCTCCGACGGCCGGGGCCTCGTGCTCCCGACCGGTGGGCTCACGTCGTTCCAGAAGCGCCTCGTGGTCGGCAAGTCCGGCTGGGACCAGCGCGCCGACGTGGTCGTCTCGCCCGACCTGACGGGCGACGGCGTCCCCGACCTGGTCACCGCCGACGCCTCCGGGATCGTCCGGGTCCGGGCCGGCCGGGGCAACGGCAAGTTCGGCGACACGACCCGCAAGCTCAGGCTGAGGGGCTACTCCCTGATCACCGCTGTCGGCGACCTCAACGGTGACGGTCGCAACGACCTCGTCGCCCGGTTCAAGGGCAAGCTGGCCACCCTGCTCGGCACCACCGAGCGCGGCTTCTCGCGCAAGGTGACGCGCAAGGGCTACGGCAACTACCGCCAGCTCATCGGTGCGGGCGACCTCAACGCGGACGGCCGGGCCGACCTGCTGCTGCGCACGAAGAACCGGCTGTTCCTCCAGACCGGCTACGGCACGGGTCGCTTCGCCGCCCCCCAGCGCGTCGCCGGCTCCTGGAGCTCCTACAACCGCCTCGTGGCCGGCGACTTCAACGGCGACGGCCAGTCCGACCTCGTGGCGCGCACCAGCAGCGGCAAGGTCGTGATGCTGCCCGGCCGCGGCAACGCGACGTACGGCGCCGCGCTGGGTCCCGCCGCCAACCTCAAGACGATGCGCTTCCTCACCGCGGCCAACCTGGTGGGTGGCGCGGGGGCCGACCTCGTCGGCGTCTCGGGCAAGCAGCTGGTGGTCGTCGCCAACCGCGACACCTTCGAGCTGGGCGCGCCGGTCGACACCGGCGTCTCGTTCGCCGGCATGGACACCCTCCTCAACGCTGGTGACGTCAACCGCGACGGGGCTGGCGACGTGCTGGCGCGCGACACCTCCGGGCAGCTGTTCCTCTTCGCCGGCAACGGCACCGGTGCCCTGCAGCCCGCCACGCTGCTCGGTGGCGGCTGGGGCGGCGTCGCCGGGCTGGACGCGGTGGGCGACGTGACCGGCGACGGCATCCCCGACCTCATGGGCACGCCCGCCGGTGGCGCGCTGTCGGTGTGGCCGGGCAACGGGTCCTCCTTCAACGCCCCCTCGCCGGTGAAGGGCACGGTCCCGACGCGGTCGGGCCTGCCGTCCGACCTGTCCAGCTACGACTGGGTGCTCCAGGTGCAGGCGATGCAGCTCAAGGGCGGCGGGGACTACGTGGTCCGTGACCGGCTGAGCGGGGTCGTCTACCTCTTCCCCGGGCGCAGGTCGGGCGTCTCGACGCCCCGCGTGCTCGGCGAGGGACTGGGGGCCTTCGACCTGGCCGGGTGA
- a CDS encoding TIGR03089 family protein: MTTFAEVLAAQLRRDPGRPLVTFYDHATDERVELSVTTYANWVAKASGLLTDVADLERGMSLRIDLPPHWLSTVFLGAAWTVGLRVTTSDEPAAVVCGPEGLATWAPLAADVPVLACSLRPLGVRFAEPLPPAVHDVGVEIWGQPDGFTAWDPPTDDDPATDTLTQRELWSPRDDRTAAVGSSLTDGGRLLSVADPASPPGTATFTEPLGRGGSLVLVRNPDPDRLDAVHDAERATARA, from the coding sequence GTGACGACCTTCGCCGAGGTGCTCGCCGCCCAGCTGCGGCGGGACCCCGGGCGTCCGCTGGTCACGTTCTACGACCACGCCACCGACGAGCGCGTCGAGCTGTCGGTGACGACGTACGCCAACTGGGTGGCGAAGGCGTCCGGACTGCTCACCGACGTCGCCGACCTCGAGCGCGGCATGTCGCTGCGCATCGACCTCCCGCCGCACTGGCTCTCGACCGTGTTCCTCGGCGCCGCCTGGACCGTCGGGCTGCGGGTCACGACCTCCGACGAGCCGGCCGCCGTGGTGTGCGGCCCCGAGGGGCTCGCGACGTGGGCGCCGCTCGCGGCCGACGTGCCGGTGCTCGCCTGCAGCCTGCGCCCGCTCGGCGTGCGGTTCGCCGAGCCGCTCCCGCCGGCCGTGCACGACGTGGGCGTGGAGATCTGGGGCCAGCCGGACGGCTTCACCGCCTGGGACCCGCCGACCGACGACGACCCCGCCACCGACACGCTGACCCAGCGCGAGCTGTGGTCGCCCCGCGACGACCGGACGGCCGCCGTCGGGAGCTCGCTCACCGACGGCGGCCGTCTTCTCTCGGTGGCCGACCCGGCTTCCCCACCGGGAACGGCCACCTTCACCGAGCCCCTCGGACGAGGCGGCTCGCTGGTCCTTGTCCGCAATCCCGACCCGGATCGCCTCGACGCCGTCCACGACGCCGAACGGGCGACTGCCCGGGCCTGA
- a CDS encoding DUF3105 domain-containing protein, which yields MAKKAKTDRQAVIDSIRSQQSRSENRRGMAIVGICVLVAVVIVGAAAFKPVKDWYDLRAYSSASLSEIGAEASVCKKVTTKPAEGNQDHVDVGTPMSYPDAPPAFGTHWNMWDTIDRKLYTASDRPDLGELVHNLEHGYTILWYDETVADSSEQMDQLRAIASKLDSTTNLRDKFKAVPWTSEDGKAFPKGQHVAFTHWSVGGVGETDPTKQVGVWQYCSDVSGAALDTFLQDYPYMDSSEPTVL from the coding sequence GTGGCCAAGAAGGCAAAGACCGACCGGCAGGCGGTCATCGACTCCATCCGCTCCCAGCAGTCCCGCTCCGAGAACCGGCGCGGCATGGCCATCGTGGGCATCTGCGTCCTGGTCGCCGTGGTGATCGTGGGAGCGGCCGCCTTCAAGCCGGTCAAGGACTGGTACGACCTGCGGGCCTACTCCTCCGCCTCCCTGTCGGAGATCGGCGCCGAGGCGTCGGTGTGCAAGAAGGTCACCACCAAGCCGGCCGAGGGCAACCAGGACCACGTCGACGTCGGCACGCCGATGAGCTACCCCGACGCGCCGCCGGCCTTCGGCACCCACTGGAACATGTGGGACACGATCGACCGCAAGCTCTACACCGCCTCGGACCGTCCCGACCTCGGTGAGCTCGTGCACAACCTCGAGCACGGCTACACCATCCTCTGGTACGACGAGACCGTCGCCGACAGCTCCGAGCAGATGGACCAGCTGCGCGCCATCGCCTCCAAGCTCGACAGCACGACCAACCTGCGCGACAAGTTCAAGGCCGTGCCGTGGACCTCCGAGGACGGCAAGGCCTTCCCGAAGGGCCAGCACGTCGCCTTCACGCACTGGTCCGTGGGCGGTGTCGGCGAGACCGACCCCACCAAGCAGGTCGGCGTGTGGCAGTACTGCTCCGACGTCAGCGGTGCGGCGCTGGACACGTTCCTGCAGGACTACCCCTACATGGACTCCTCCGAGCCGACGGTCCTCTGA
- the cofE gene encoding coenzyme F420-0:L-glutamate ligase codes for MTGPGRLEVWAPDGLPEVRAGDDLAGLVLAGLAGGADLADGDILCVTSKVVSKAEGRTRVGDREAAIDDETERVVARRGATRIVRHRLGLTMAAGGVDASNVASGVVVLLPLDPDASARELRAEVHRRAGTNVGVVVTDTAGRAWREGQTDIAVGAAGVVVAEDFAGRTDTHGNPLAVTLPAVADEVAGAAELAQGKLGRRPVAVVRGRGDLVLPPGEDGPGARSLVRAEGGDLFGWGAREAVVRALAGAEEDRVPFGHPAPPAELAAALDRLPERADRTAVAAVCFAHGWRTEDWERERPEG; via the coding sequence ATGACCGGCCCCGGTCGCCTCGAGGTGTGGGCACCCGACGGCCTTCCGGAGGTGCGGGCGGGCGACGACCTCGCCGGCCTCGTGCTGGCCGGACTGGCCGGCGGCGCCGACCTCGCTGACGGCGACATCCTCTGCGTGACCAGCAAGGTCGTGAGCAAGGCCGAGGGCCGCACCCGGGTCGGCGACCGCGAGGCGGCGATCGACGACGAGACCGAGCGGGTGGTGGCGCGACGCGGTGCCACCCGCATCGTGCGGCACCGGCTGGGGCTGACGATGGCGGCCGGCGGCGTCGACGCCTCCAACGTCGCGAGCGGCGTGGTCGTGCTGCTGCCGCTCGATCCCGACGCCTCCGCGCGCGAGCTGCGGGCCGAGGTGCACCGCCGCGCGGGGACCAACGTCGGCGTCGTCGTCACCGACACCGCCGGCCGGGCGTGGCGCGAGGGTCAGACCGACATCGCCGTGGGCGCCGCCGGGGTGGTCGTGGCCGAGGACTTCGCCGGCCGCACCGACACCCACGGCAACCCGCTCGCCGTCACGCTCCCGGCCGTGGCCGACGAGGTCGCCGGTGCCGCCGAGCTGGCCCAGGGCAAGCTCGGGCGCCGCCCCGTCGCGGTGGTCCGCGGCCGCGGCGACCTGGTGCTGCCGCCCGGCGAGGACGGCCCCGGCGCGCGGTCGCTGGTCCGCGCCGAGGGCGGTGACCTCTTCGGCTGGGGTGCCCGCGAGGCCGTCGTACGCGCGCTCGCCGGCGCCGAGGAGGACCGGGTGCCGTTCGGCCACCCCGCTCCGCCCGCGGAGCTCGCGGCCGCGCTCGACCGCCTCCCCGAACGCGCGGACCGCACGGCCGTCGCCGCGGTCTGCTTCGCCCACGGCTGGCGCACCGAGGACTGGGAGCGGGAGCGCCCCGAGGGCTGA
- the cofD gene encoding 2-phospho-L-lactate transferase, with translation MPSSASTLRRVTVLSGGVGGARFVQGLLHGLRSGVVPGGSAATEVTVVANTADDWWIHGLKVCPDLDTLMYTLGDGIDVERGWGRRDETWSARTELEAYGVEPTWFGLGDRDIATHLVRTQMLEAGFALSQVTEALCRRWLADVHGGLVRLLPMSDDRVESHIAVADPASPSGRRVIHFQEYWVRLRAEVPAEAVLVVGQDAATPAPGVLDAIAGADLVVLPPSNPVVSVGTILGVAGIRDAVRATEAPVVGVSPIIGASHVHGMARQMLTSIGVEVSAGAVGEHYGARSRGGVLDGWLVDTTDAAHVGRLEGAGLRARAVPLLMTDHDATAAMAAEAVALVADGPA, from the coding sequence ATGCCATCATCCGCGTCCACGCTCCGTCGCGTCACCGTCCTGTCCGGCGGTGTCGGCGGTGCCCGCTTCGTCCAGGGACTCCTCCACGGCCTGCGCTCGGGGGTCGTCCCGGGCGGCTCGGCCGCCACCGAGGTGACCGTCGTGGCCAACACCGCGGACGACTGGTGGATCCACGGGCTCAAGGTCTGCCCGGACCTCGACACGCTCATGTACACCCTCGGTGACGGGATCGACGTCGAGCGCGGCTGGGGCCGGCGCGACGAGACCTGGAGCGCGAGGACCGAGCTCGAGGCGTACGGAGTGGAGCCGACGTGGTTCGGCCTCGGCGACCGCGACATCGCCACCCACCTCGTGCGCACGCAGATGCTCGAGGCCGGCTTCGCGCTGTCGCAGGTGACCGAGGCGCTGTGCCGCCGCTGGCTCGCCGACGTCCACGGCGGCCTGGTCCGGCTGCTGCCCATGAGCGACGACCGCGTCGAGTCGCACATCGCCGTCGCGGACCCCGCCAGCCCGAGCGGCCGCCGGGTCATCCACTTCCAGGAGTACTGGGTGCGCCTGCGTGCGGAGGTGCCGGCCGAGGCGGTGCTCGTCGTCGGCCAGGACGCCGCGACGCCGGCGCCGGGCGTCCTCGACGCGATCGCGGGCGCCGACCTGGTGGTGCTGCCGCCGTCGAACCCGGTGGTCTCGGTCGGCACCATCCTCGGGGTCGCCGGGATCCGCGACGCCGTCCGCGCCACAGAGGCGCCGGTCGTCGGGGTCTCCCCCATCATCGGCGCCTCCCACGTCCACGGCATGGCGCGGCAGATGCTGACCAGCATCGGCGTGGAGGTCAGCGCCGGAGCCGTCGGCGAGCACTACGGCGCCCGGTCCCGCGGCGGCGTCCTCGACGGCTGGCTGGTCGACACCACGGACGCCGCGCACGTCGGGCGGCTCGAGGGGGCCGGCCTCCGGGCCCGCGCGGTGCCGCTGCTCATGACCGACCACGACGCCACCGCGGCGATGGCGGCCGAGGCCGTGGCGCTGGTGGCGGACGGGCCGGCATGA
- a CDS encoding WhiB family transcriptional regulator encodes MRAELFLLEPEGEEFGWQDRALCAQTDPEAFFPEKGGSTREAKKVCLTCEVRDDCLEYALMNDERFGIWGGLSERERRKLKKRAV; translated from the coding sequence ATGAGAGCAGAACTGTTTCTCCTCGAGCCCGAGGGCGAGGAGTTCGGTTGGCAGGACCGCGCCCTGTGCGCGCAGACGGACCCGGAGGCGTTCTTCCCCGAGAAGGGCGGCTCCACCAGGGAGGCCAAGAAGGTCTGCCTGACGTGCGAGGTCCGCGACGACTGCCTCGAGTACGCCCTGATGAACGACGAGCGCTTCGGCATCTGGGGCGGGCTCTCCGAGCGCGAGCGCCGCAAGCTCAAGAAGCGCGCCGTCTGA